A section of the Lathamus discolor isolate bLatDis1 chromosome 6, bLatDis1.hap1, whole genome shotgun sequence genome encodes:
- the LOC136017464 gene encoding uncharacterized protein LOC136017464, with amino-acid sequence MKGRAGSAGDRPFRGTSETTVTSVLLILQAALIARAYSRQARLPADSSHQRCCPPQWLLPASGRSPLTRNWTIGNQQRGFPPPHPPNCSGSTVCSLTTRCALQCTCPNLPCQKRLLHHCLLTVFLLFTADAAAHLRAFAKAAAEPHNQEEQQASSHTEFPVPQGSREQAAPCHTIVLYSLHLLDLLQLLHHPSYLDKHLRTLLRAVTCGFIQLITDNGHVQEYAFQNPELCETHGLQEKEGIQWGWEGGKEEGSWWRRKHGREPQRAAARQERERGSWEAARPAPRHGGSSSVPCPRRSQPGFRCRVSTHPQGPTFLPRPLSSPASPLRAHSLLPQAVLGQCCPLAPSYPSPIVTRPLWCHRRPGHTAVPPAQPRASW; translated from the exons ATGAAGGGccgggctggcagtgctggggacagACCCTTCCGAG GAACTTCTGAGACCACTGTAACATCTGTACTTCTCATCCTGCAAGCAGCTCTCATTGCACGAGCATACAGCAGACAGGCTCGTCTTCCTGCGGATTCCAGCCATCAAAGGTGCTGCCCACCCCAATGGCTGCTCCCGGCTTCAGGAAGAAGCCCTTTGACAAGAAATTGGACCATTGGCAACCAACAAAGAGGTTTTCCACCACCTCATCCACCCAATTGCTCCGGTTCTACAGTTTGCTCACTGACCACTCGTTGCGCACTGCAATGTACGTGTCCAAATCTGCCGTGCCAGAAGCGTCTTCTTCATCACTGTCTTCTtactgtcttcctcctcttcactgctgatgctgctgctcacctcagggcttttgctaaagcagcagcagagccccacAATCAGGAGGAGCAGCAAGCCAGCAGTCACACGGAATTTCCAGTtccacaaggcagcagagagcaggctgctccatgTCACACCATTGTGCTGTATTCTCTTCATCTCCTCgacctgctgcagctcctgcaccaTCCGAGCTATCTCGATAAGCATCTCCGAACGCTGCTTCGTGCGGTCACGTGTGGCTTCATCCAGCTTATCACCGACAATGGACACGTTCAAGAGTATGCTTTCCAGAACCCAGAGCTTTGTGAGACCCatggcctgcaggagaaagaaggaattcagtggggctgggagggagggaaggaggaagggagctggtggcgGAGGAAGCACGGACGGGAGCCGCAGAGAGCTGCGgccaggcaggagagggaacgaggcagctgggaggcagcaaggcctGCGCCCAGGcacggaggcagcagcagcgtgccctGCCCGAGGCGCTCGCAGCCAGGGTTTCGATGCAGGGTGAGCACCCACCCCCAGGGCCCCACGTTTCTGCCCCggcccttgtccagcccagcctccccgCTGCGTGCgcactcactgctgccccaggccgTTCTGGGTCAGTGCTGCCCGCTGGCACCCTCATATCCATCCCCCATCGTGACTCGTCCCCTGTGGTGTCACAGGCGCCCCGGGCACACCGCAGTCCCGCCCGCACAACCGCGGGCCAGCTGGTAA